The DNA segment GCAACGTCTTCTGCGGGATGCTCAAGCCCGACAAGCGCTCCAGCTGGTTCAAGACCCGCACCGAGGCCCCGCTCGGCTCCTTCCTCTGGCTCGACCTCGCCAACCGGGACATCGACCCCTACGCGGGCGTCCTGGACCGGGTCAACTTCGACCAGATGTCCGTGTACGTGGGCCGCGGGGTCGGCGGCGGCTCGCTCGTCAACGGCGGTATGGCCGTCACGCCCCGGCGCTCCTACTTCCAGGAGGTGCTGCCCCAGGTCGACGCCGACGAGATGTACGGCACCTACTTCCCGCGCGCGAACTCCGGCCTGCGGGTCAACAACATCGACAAGGACTGGTTCGAGCAGACCGAGTGGTACACGTTCGCGCGCGTCGCCCGTCAGCAGGCCGAGAACGCCGGCCTGAAGACCACCTTCGTGCCCAACGTCTACGACTGGGACTACATGCGCGGTGAGGCGGACGGCACCAACCCCAAGTCCGCGCTCGCCGCCGAGGTCATCTACGGCAACAACCACGGCAAGGTCTCCCTCGACAAGAGCTACCTGGCGGCCGCCCTGGGCACCGGCAAGGTCACCATCGAGACCCTGCACCAGGTCAAGACGATCCGTCAGCAGAACGACGGCACCTACCTGCTGACCGTCGAGCAGAAGGACCCCGACGGCAAGCTGCTCGGGACCAAGGAGATCTCCTGCCGCCACCTCTTCCTCGGCGCCGGCAGCCTCGGCTCCACCGAACTGCTGCTGCGCGCCCGGGAGACCGGCACCCTGCCCGGCCTCAGCTCCGAGATCGGCGGCGGCTGGGGCCCCAACGGCAACATCATGACCGCCCGCGCCAACCATGTGTGGAACCCCACGGGCAGCAAGCAGTCGTCGATCCCCGCCCTCGGCATCGACGACTGGGACAACCCCGACAACCCCGTCTTCGCCGAGATAGCCCCCATGCCGGCGGGCCTCGAGACCTGGGTCAGCCTCTACCTGGCCATCACCAAGAACCCGGAGCGCGGCACCTTCGTCTACGACGCCGCCAAGGACCGGGCGGACCTGCGCTGGACCCGGGACCAGAACGCGCCCGCGGTCGCCGCCGCCAAGTCGCTGTTCGACCGCGTCAACAAGGCCAACACGACCATCTACCGGTACGACCTCTTCGGCAAGCAGATCAAGGCGTTCGCCGACGACTTCTGCTACCACCCGCTCGGCGGCTGCGTCCTCGGCAAGGCCACCGACAACTACGGCCGCGTCTCCGGGTACAAGAACCTCTACGTCACCGACGGCTCGCTCATCCCCGGCAGCATCGGCGTCAACCCGTTCGTGACCATCACGGCGCTGGCGGAGCGGAACGTCGAGCGCGTCATCAAGGAGGACATCGCGGGTTCCTGACGAGCGACGGGCGGGGCGCGGCATGCGCTCCGCCCCTTCGTCTCTTCGCCCCGTGACGCACGCCCCGCCACGGTGGGCGGCCGAACCCCGAACCGAAAGGGAACGCTTCCGTGAACTCCCCGCTCACCGAGGCCAACGGCCTGTGGATCCGCAGGTTCCATCCGCGCCCCGACGCCCGCGTCCGGCTGGTCTGCCTGCCCCACGCGGGCGGCTCCGCCAGCTTCTTCCTCCCCGTCTCCCGGTCCCTGCCCGAGGACGTGGACGTGCTCTGCGTGCAGTACCCCGGCCGCCAGGACCGCCGCGCCGAACCGCTCGTGGACTCCGTACCGGCGCTCGCCGACCAGGTCCACGAGGCGCTGCTGCCCTGGACCGACCGGCCCCTCGCCCTGTTCGGGCACAGCATGGGCGCCTCCCTCGCCTACGAGGTCGCCCGGCGCCTGGAGCGGGACCAGGACCTCGTGCCCGCCGCCCTCATCGCCTCCGGCCGCCGCGCGCCCTGCGCACACCGCGCCGAGACCGTCCACCTGCGCGACGACGACGGCCTGGTCGCCGAGATGCGCGCCCTCAGCGGCACCAACCCCCAGCTGCTGGGCGACGAGGAGATCCTGCGCATGATCCTCCCGGCCATCCGGGCGGACTACCGCGCGGCCGAGACGTACACGTGGGAACCCGGACCGCCCCTGCGCTGCCCGGTGACCTGCCTCGTCGGCGACGACGACCCGAAGGTCACCGTGGAGGAGGCCGCCGCCTGGTCCGAACACACCGAAGGCCCCTTCACCCTGAAGGTCTTCCCCGGCGGCCACTTCTTCCTCGCCGAACACCAGCCGGAGATCATCCGCCTCATCACCTCCCGGCTGGAGTCGCCCGTACGGCCATGAGAACGGGCGCCGGTCTCCGAGGCGGGGGCCGGCCTCCGGCACGAGGACCGGCCGGAGGGTGACCCGCGTCGCATCGGAGCGGGCGGGGCTTGCTATGCAACGAGTTGCATAGAAGGATCGAGGGCATGGCGCTCGAACACGCGATCCTGGTGTCGCTCTTGGAGAAGCCGGGCTCCGGCTATGAGCTGGCCCGGCGTTTCGAGCGCTCGATCGGCTACTTCTGGACCGCGACCCACCAGCAGATCTACCGCGTGCTCAAGCGCATGGAGCACGACGGCTGGGTCGACGCCCGGGACGTCCCGCAGCAAGGACGGCCGGACAAGAGGGAGTACAGCGTCGCCGACCTCGGCCGCGCCGCGCTGTCCTCCTGGCTGCACGATCCCATCGAGCCGGAGAGCGTCCGCCACGACCTGGCCGTCAAGATCCGGGGCGCCGCCTTCGACGACCCGGCCGCCCTGATCCGCGAGGTGGAGCGGCACCGCCAGGCGCACCGGGACCGGCTGACGCACTATCTCGCGGGCCAGGCACGGGACTTCACTCAGTCCGACGCCGGTCCGCAGGCGCCGCCCGACGCGGAGCGCGAGCTCCAGCACGCCGTACTGCGCGGCGGCATCGCGTACGAGCGGATGATGATCGGCTGGCTGGACGACGTGCTCGCCACCCTGGCCCGGTTCGGTCCGGACCGCTGACCCCCGCCGGCCCGGCCCCGCCGGCCGCCGGGCCACCCGAATCCCGCCCGCCCACCAGCCGAAAGGCGCCCTCACCCATGGCTGACCAGCTGCTGCTCAACCCGCGCACCTACGACCCCGCGCACTTCGACCCCGAGACGCGCCGCCTGCTGCGGGCCACCGTCGACTGGTTCGAGGAGCGCGGGAAGCGGCGGCTGATCGAGGACTACCGCAGCCGTGCGTGGCTCGGCGACTTCCTCGCCTTCGCGGCGAAGGAGAACCTGTTCGCCACCTTCCTCACCCCGTCGTCCGCCGCGGGGGAGGGCGAGCCGGACAAGCGCTGGGACACCGCCCGGATCGCGGCGCTCAACGAGATCCTCGGCTTCTACGGCCTGGACTACTGGTATGCCTGGCAGGTCACGATCCTCGGCCTCGGCCCGGTCTGGCAGAGCGACAACGCCGAAGCCCGCGCCCGCGCCGCCGAACTCCTCGACCAAGGCGAGGTGTTCGCGTTCGGCCTCTCCGAGAAGGCCCACGGCGCCGACATCTACTCCACCGACATGCTGCTCGAACCCGACGGCGACGGCGGCTTCCGGGCCACCGGCTCCAAGTACTACATCGGCAACGGCAACGCCGCCGGACTCGTCTCCGTCTTCGGCCGCCGCACCGACGTCGAAGGTCCCGACGGCTACGTCTTCTTCGCCGCCGACAGCCGCCACCCCGCCTACCACCTGGTCAAGAACGTCGTCGACTCCTCGAAGTTCGTCAGCGAGTTCCGCCTGGAGGACTACCCGGTCACGGCCGAGGACGTCCTGCACACCGGCCGCGCCGCCTTCGACGCCGCCCTGAACACCGTCAACGTCGGCAAGTTCAACCTGTGCACCGCCTCCATCGGCATCTGCGAGCACGCGATGTACGAGGCCGTCACCCACGCCCACAACCGGGTCCTCTACGGCCGCCCCGTCACCGACTTCCCGCACGTACGGCGCGAGTTGACCGACGCGTACGTCCGGCTCGTCGGCATGAAGGCGTTCAGCGACCGCGCGGCCGACTACTTCCGCACCGCGGGCCCCGACGACCGCCGCTACCTCCTCTTCAACCCGATGACGAAGATGAAGGTGACCACCGAGGGCGAGAAGGTCATCGACCTGATGTGGGACGTCATCGCCGCCAAGGGCTTCGAGAGGGACAACTACTTCGCCCAGGCGGCCGTGGAGATCCGCAGCCTGCCGAAGCTGGAGGGCACGGTCCACGTCAACCTGGCGCTGATCCTGAAGTTCCTGCGCAGCCACCTCCTCGACCCGGCCGAGTACCCCGCCGTACCGACCCGCCACGACGCGGCGGACGACGACTTCCTGTTCCGGCAGGGCCCCGCCCGCGGCCTGGGCGCGGTGCGCTTCCACGACTGGCGGCCCGCCTTCGACGCGTATGCGCACCTGCCCAACGTGCGCCGGTTCCGCGAACAGGCCGACGCGCTCTGCGCGTTCGTCGCCACCGCCGCTCCTGACGCGGAGCAGAGCCGCGACCTCGACCTCGTCCTCGCGGTCGGCCAGCTCTTCGCCCTCGTCGTGCACGGCCAGCTCGTCCTGGAGCAGGCCGCCCTGACCGGCCTCGACACGGACGTGCTCGACGAACTCTTCGCCGTCCTCGTACGGGACTTCTCCGCACAGGCCGTCGAACTGCACGGCAAGGATTCGGCAACCGAGGACCAGCGGACCTGGGCCCTCGACGCGATCCGCCGCCCCGTCGCCGACCAGGACCGCACGCACCGGGTCTGGCAGCAGGTGGAGGCGCTGTCGGGGTCGTACGAGATGGCTCCGTAGCCCCACCCCCGGAACGCCCTGGCGACCGCCGCTCGAACCGGAGCGGCGGTCGCCCCGGCGCCCGGTCCGGGTCCCGGGACGCCGATTTGCCGGACCGGCAACAAGACTGGTGCGACCGGCACGCCGTGGGTGACGGTGGGCCCGTGACCGAGAACATCGCAGAAGAATCGCCCGCGGCCGGCGCTCCCGCGCCCGCCGGCGGATACGTCGGAGACCCCGCGGTGCGGGCGGAGTGGGACAAGAGGTACGCCGACCGGCCGCAGCTGTGGAGCGGTCGGCCCAACGGCGCGCTCGTGGCCGAGGTCGCCGATCTCACCCCGGGGCGGGTGCTCGACGTCGGCTGCGGCGAAGGCGCGGACGCCGTCTGGCTCGCCCGTTCCGGCTGGGACGTGACCGCGCTCGAGGTCTCGGGCGTGGCGCTGGAGCGCGCGGCCGGGCACGCGCGGGACGCCGGCCTCACCATCCGCTGGGTCCACGCCGCGCTCACGGAGGCCGCGCTGCCGCCGGCCTCCTTCGACCTGGTCTCCGCGCAGTACCCCGCCCTGCACCGCACCCCCGACGCCGCCGCCGAGCGCGCCCTGCTCGCGGCCGTCGCGCCCGGCGGTGTGCTGCTGCTCGTCCACCACGCGGGAATGGACAGCCGGCAGACGCACGAGAGCGGCTTCGACCCGGCCGACTACGTCTGGCCCGCGATGGTCGCCGATCTCCTCGACGGCGACTGGCGGGTGGAGGTGGACGAGCAGCGGCCACGCGTGGCACCCGACGGCGGCGCCGGCGCACACCACACCGACGACCTGGTGCTGCGCGTGCGACGACTGCGCTGACGCCGTACGCCCCGGCGATGACCGGGACGGGCGGGCGCCGGGCGGGGCAGGGCGCCGACTAGCGTCCGGACTCGTCGGCCACGTCGCCGCCCGGGCGTGCGACGGCCCACGCCGCCTCGATCATCCGGAAGATCTCGTCCGACGCGGCGTCCGGATCGGACGCCGCGCGGGCCAGCGCGTACGCGTCGATCACGAACCTCGCGATCGCCCGGTCCGCCGTCGTGCCCCGCGACAGACCGGGATCGGCGGCGATGGCCGCCGCCAGCGACTCGGCGTGCCGCAGCCTCATCGACTCCTCGTACTCCCGCAGCGCGGGGGAGCCGTCGATCATGCGCCAGATCGGCGCCGCGCCGTCCGCCGTGCAATGCCGGACCATCGACCGGACCTCGCGGCGCAGCGCCGGGACGAGCGGCTCGTGCGGCGCCCGGTCGGTGACCGCTCGCGTGAGGCGTTGCTCGAAGTCGTCGTCCCGCTCGAACACCAGGGCCTCTTTCGAGGCGAAGTGGGAGAAGAGCGTGGTGACGGCCACATCGGCCTCGGCGGCCACCTCACGGATTCCCACCGCTTCGTACCCCCGCTCCAGAAAGAGCCGGAGAGCGGTGTCGGCGATCTTCTGACGGGTCGCGGCCTTCTTGCGTTCACGGCGTCCGAGCGGCACGGTCATGCCGCGACGCTATCAGATACGGGTCCGAACCCGTTGTGAAACAACACCAACTCCAAAATCCTAACCGTTAGTGCTACGGTCGGCGCATGAGAAAAGTGAGCTTCGCCGCGTTCGGCGGTCCCGATGTACTGCGCCTCATCGATGCCGAGGAGCCCCACGCGGGCCCCGGCCGGATACGCGTCGCCGTGCGGGCGGCGGGCGTGAACCCCGTCGACTGGAGGCTTCGCGAGGGCCAGAAACTGGGCGCCCATCCGGTCGAGCTGCCCTCCGGGGTCGGGCAGGACGCCGCCGGAGTGGTGGACGAGGTCGGCGAGGGCGTCGCCGGGGTCGAGGTCGGTGACCCTGTGTTCGGCGAGGGCATCAGCACCTATGCCGAGTTCGCCGTGCTGACGGCCTGGGCCCGGATGCCCGAGGGCCTGACGTTCGAGGAGGCGGCCGGATACCCCTCCGTGATGGAGACCGCGCTGCGCGTCGTCCGCGAGGTCGGTGTGCAACCCGGCCAGACGCTGCTGGTCAGCGGCGCGTCCGGGGGAGTCGGCTCAGCGGTGCTGCAGATCGCCCGCGACCGCGGCATCACGGTGATCGGCACGGCCGGCGCCGCGAACCAGGACTACCTGCGCGGCCTGGGCGCCCTCGCCACGACCTACGGCGAGGGCTGGGCCGAGCGGGTACGGCGGCTCGGCCGGGTCGACGCGGCCCTCGATCTGGCCGGCTCGGGCGTGATCCGCGAACTCGTCGACCTGGTCGGCGACCCGGACAAGGTCGTCTCCATCGCGGATCTCGGCGCGCCGGATCTCGGCGTCCGGTTCTCCGGCGTGGCCGGGAGCGTGCCGGACGCGCTTGCCGCGACCGCCGATCTCATCGCGCGGGGCAGGCTCCACATCCCGGTCGAGAAGGCGTACCCGCTCGACCAGGCCGCGGCGGCCCACATCGACAGCCGGGCGGGCCACGCCCGAGGGCGC comes from the Streptomyces sp. SUK 48 genome and includes:
- a CDS encoding GMC oxidoreductase, with the translated sequence MPAVVIGTGYGAAVSALRLGEAGVSTLMLEMGQLWNQPGPDGNVFCGMLKPDKRSSWFKTRTEAPLGSFLWLDLANRDIDPYAGVLDRVNFDQMSVYVGRGVGGGSLVNGGMAVTPRRSYFQEVLPQVDADEMYGTYFPRANSGLRVNNIDKDWFEQTEWYTFARVARQQAENAGLKTTFVPNVYDWDYMRGEADGTNPKSALAAEVIYGNNHGKVSLDKSYLAAALGTGKVTIETLHQVKTIRQQNDGTYLLTVEQKDPDGKLLGTKEISCRHLFLGAGSLGSTELLLRARETGTLPGLSSEIGGGWGPNGNIMTARANHVWNPTGSKQSSIPALGIDDWDNPDNPVFAEIAPMPAGLETWVSLYLAITKNPERGTFVYDAAKDRADLRWTRDQNAPAVAAAKSLFDRVNKANTTIYRYDLFGKQIKAFADDFCYHPLGGCVLGKATDNYGRVSGYKNLYVTDGSLIPGSIGVNPFVTITALAERNVERVIKEDIAGS
- a CDS encoding alpha/beta fold hydrolase; this encodes MNSPLTEANGLWIRRFHPRPDARVRLVCLPHAGGSASFFLPVSRSLPEDVDVLCVQYPGRQDRRAEPLVDSVPALADQVHEALLPWTDRPLALFGHSMGASLAYEVARRLERDQDLVPAALIASGRRAPCAHRAETVHLRDDDGLVAEMRALSGTNPQLLGDEEILRMILPAIRADYRAAETYTWEPGPPLRCPVTCLVGDDDPKVTVEEAAAWSEHTEGPFTLKVFPGGHFFLAEHQPEIIRLITSRLESPVRP
- a CDS encoding PadR family transcriptional regulator, with translation MALEHAILVSLLEKPGSGYELARRFERSIGYFWTATHQQIYRVLKRMEHDGWVDARDVPQQGRPDKREYSVADLGRAALSSWLHDPIEPESVRHDLAVKIRGAAFDDPAALIREVERHRQAHRDRLTHYLAGQARDFTQSDAGPQAPPDAERELQHAVLRGGIAYERMMIGWLDDVLATLARFGPDR
- a CDS encoding acyl-CoA dehydrogenase family protein codes for the protein MADQLLLNPRTYDPAHFDPETRRLLRATVDWFEERGKRRLIEDYRSRAWLGDFLAFAAKENLFATFLTPSSAAGEGEPDKRWDTARIAALNEILGFYGLDYWYAWQVTILGLGPVWQSDNAEARARAAELLDQGEVFAFGLSEKAHGADIYSTDMLLEPDGDGGFRATGSKYYIGNGNAAGLVSVFGRRTDVEGPDGYVFFAADSRHPAYHLVKNVVDSSKFVSEFRLEDYPVTAEDVLHTGRAAFDAALNTVNVGKFNLCTASIGICEHAMYEAVTHAHNRVLYGRPVTDFPHVRRELTDAYVRLVGMKAFSDRAADYFRTAGPDDRRYLLFNPMTKMKVTTEGEKVIDLMWDVIAAKGFERDNYFAQAAVEIRSLPKLEGTVHVNLALILKFLRSHLLDPAEYPAVPTRHDAADDDFLFRQGPARGLGAVRFHDWRPAFDAYAHLPNVRRFREQADALCAFVATAAPDAEQSRDLDLVLAVGQLFALVVHGQLVLEQAALTGLDTDVLDELFAVLVRDFSAQAVELHGKDSATEDQRTWALDAIRRPVADQDRTHRVWQQVEALSGSYEMAP
- a CDS encoding class I SAM-dependent methyltransferase — translated: MTENIAEESPAAGAPAPAGGYVGDPAVRAEWDKRYADRPQLWSGRPNGALVAEVADLTPGRVLDVGCGEGADAVWLARSGWDVTALEVSGVALERAAGHARDAGLTIRWVHAALTEAALPPASFDLVSAQYPALHRTPDAAAERALLAAVAPGGVLLLVHHAGMDSRQTHESGFDPADYVWPAMVADLLDGDWRVEVDEQRPRVAPDGGAGAHHTDDLVLRVRRLR
- a CDS encoding TetR/AcrR family transcriptional regulator, producing MTVPLGRRERKKAATRQKIADTALRLFLERGYEAVGIREVAAEADVAVTTLFSHFASKEALVFERDDDFEQRLTRAVTDRAPHEPLVPALRREVRSMVRHCTADGAAPIWRMIDGSPALREYEESMRLRHAESLAAAIAADPGLSRGTTADRAIARFVIDAYALARAASDPDAASDEIFRMIEAAWAVARPGGDVADESGR
- a CDS encoding NADP-dependent oxidoreductase, encoding MRKVSFAAFGGPDVLRLIDAEEPHAGPGRIRVAVRAAGVNPVDWRLREGQKLGAHPVELPSGVGQDAAGVVDEVGEGVAGVEVGDPVFGEGISTYAEFAVLTAWARMPEGLTFEEAAGYPSVMETALRVVREVGVQPGQTLLVSGASGGVGSAVLQIARDRGITVIGTAGAANQDYLRGLGALATTYGEGWAERVRRLGRVDAALDLAGSGVIRELVDLVGDPDKVVSIADLGAPDLGVRFSGVAGSVPDALAATADLIARGRLHIPVEKAYPLDQAAAAHIDSRAGHARGRRVIVV